Proteins from a single region of Candidatus Binatia bacterium:
- a CDS encoding HD domain-containing protein: MKLAELDRRLAGALPAGSLFAVGGRVRDELRRPIEGSAAPADSDYVVVGLPQEDLVLRLRGLGHVDLVGASFAVLKVTIEGHTVDVALPRREWSVGIGHRDFAVESGDGVRLEDDLARRDFRMNMIARSIPSGELVDPYGGEADIRARRIDILTAQTFAEDPLRMLRAAQFAARFEYGVTPALRAGMTEAATTVTTVSAERIHDEIGKLFRARKPSIGLELLRETGVLARLWPELLEGVGVEQNQWHAYDVYRHSLATLDASPRGDLVLRLAALLHDVGKPRTKDGPHFYRHEIEGAEMTRAMLERFRFSNDVVKATEHLVRQHMYSADPELSDAALRRFIRRIEPTNIERLFALRQADIAGSGLPPRDGGNRAFEARVHAELARKPAFSIRELAIDGDDVIAELVRRGDVPPGFHGDERVGAALRWLFEQVTDEPERNERTLLLQLLEQYLAA, translated from the coding sequence GTGAAACTCGCCGAACTCGACCGGCGGCTTGCCGGAGCCCTACCGGCAGGCAGCCTCTTCGCCGTTGGCGGGCGCGTGCGCGACGAGCTGCGCCGCCCGATCGAAGGTTCGGCCGCCCCCGCCGACTCGGACTACGTCGTCGTCGGTCTGCCCCAGGAAGACCTGGTCCTACGGCTGCGCGGTCTAGGCCACGTGGACCTCGTCGGCGCCTCGTTCGCGGTGCTGAAGGTGACGATCGAGGGTCACACGGTCGACGTGGCCCTTCCCCGCCGGGAGTGGTCCGTGGGAATCGGCCATCGCGACTTCGCAGTCGAGAGCGGCGATGGAGTCCGACTCGAGGATGACCTCGCGCGGCGCGACTTCCGCATGAACATGATCGCGCGCTCGATTCCTTCGGGCGAGCTCGTCGACCCGTACGGCGGCGAGGCCGACATTCGCGCTCGACGCATCGACATCTTGACGGCGCAGACTTTCGCGGAGGACCCCCTGCGGATGCTGCGGGCCGCACAGTTTGCGGCCCGATTCGAATACGGGGTGACGCCAGCGCTGCGCGCGGGCATGACGGAAGCGGCGACGACGGTGACGACGGTTTCGGCGGAGCGGATCCATGACGAAATCGGAAAGCTCTTCCGCGCACGCAAGCCGTCGATTGGGCTCGAGCTCTTGCGCGAGACCGGCGTCCTCGCTCGGCTCTGGCCCGAGCTGCTCGAGGGCGTCGGCGTCGAGCAAAATCAATGGCACGCCTACGACGTGTACCGCCATAGCCTCGCCACGCTCGACGCCTCGCCGCGGGGCGACCTGGTGCTGCGGCTGGCGGCCCTGCTGCACGACGTGGGCAAACCCCGCACCAAAGACGGGCCGCATTTTTACCGTCATGAGATCGAGGGGGCGGAGATGACGCGGGCCATGCTGGAGCGCTTCCGCTTCTCGAACGACGTCGTCAAAGCCACCGAGCACCTGGTCAGGCAACACATGTATTCGGCCGATCCCGAGCTGAGCGACGCCGCTTTGCGCCGCTTCATCCGCCGGATCGAGCCAACCAATATCGAACGTTTGTTCGCATTGCGGCAGGCGGACATCGCGGGCAGCGGCCTGCCTCCGCGCGACGGCGGCAATCGTGCGTTCGAGGCCCGCGTACACGCAGAACTGGCGCGTAAACCCGCGTTTTCGATTCGCGAGCTGGCGATCGACGGTGACGACGTGATCGCCGAGCTCGTCCGCCGCGGCGACGTGCCGCCCGGTTTTCATGGCGACGAGCGTGTAGGAGCGGCGTTGCGCTGGCTCTTCGAGCAGGTCACCGATGAACCCGAACGTAACGAGCGCACCTTGCTGCTGCAACTGCTCGAGCAGTATCTCGCAGCGTGA
- a CDS encoding adenylosuccinate synthetase produces the protein MSLSIVVGGQYGSEGKGKVAAIIATRQDVDIAVRCGGPNSGHSFVTENGAEYLVRQVPTAFINRRTRLLIPAGATVDLDVLRRETELLGIAPERLGVDVEAMIIDECDKNTERILRLGDRISSTLCGVGSAIARRVLRGADVTLAKDAAASNPWLANVLASVSEEVNEALDRGKRVLVEGTQGFGLSLFHSGHYPKTTSKDTSASAFLSEVGVSPRFASEIVLVMRTFPIRVAGAQAGPLNDEITWDQLQAECQSPTSILEYTSVTKKVRRLGRFDWNLACRAVRVNRPTSIAINCIDHLTFADHGVKTFNRLSQKSRDFVSELERRLRVPVRLIGTGPSLADTFERISDPGLAAKKVAS, from the coding sequence ATGAGTCTCAGTATTGTGGTTGGTGGCCAATATGGATCCGAAGGCAAGGGTAAGGTCGCGGCCATCATTGCGACGCGTCAGGACGTTGATATCGCGGTTCGCTGTGGAGGCCCCAACTCGGGGCATTCCTTTGTCACGGAAAACGGCGCTGAGTATCTTGTGCGGCAGGTGCCGACTGCGTTTATTAATAGACGTACGCGTCTGTTGATTCCGGCGGGGGCTACCGTCGACCTCGATGTGTTGCGAAGAGAGACCGAACTCCTCGGGATAGCACCCGAGAGGCTGGGAGTCGACGTCGAGGCGATGATCATCGATGAGTGCGACAAAAATACTGAACGTATACTTAGGCTAGGTGATCGGATAAGCTCGACACTGTGCGGTGTTGGCTCAGCTATTGCCCGCCGAGTGTTAAGGGGAGCAGATGTCACTCTCGCAAAGGATGCCGCAGCATCGAATCCTTGGCTTGCGAACGTACTTGCAAGCGTTTCGGAGGAAGTTAATGAAGCGCTCGATCGCGGCAAGCGAGTTCTAGTGGAGGGGACGCAGGGGTTCGGTCTGTCTCTATTTCACTCCGGCCACTATCCTAAGACAACGTCGAAGGATACATCTGCCTCAGCCTTTTTAAGCGAGGTCGGCGTCAGTCCGCGGTTTGCGTCCGAGATCGTGCTCGTTATGCGCACATTTCCCATCAGAGTCGCCGGCGCGCAGGCGGGGCCGCTGAATGACGAAATCACCTGGGACCAACTACAGGCGGAGTGCCAAAGCCCGACTTCAATCTTGGAGTACACGTCGGTCACAAAGAAAGTTCGGCGCCTTGGACGGTTCGATTGGAACCTAGCCTGCCGCGCCGTCAGGGTCAATCGCCCAACGAGTATTGCAATAAACTGCATCGACCATCTCACGTTTGCTGACCACGGCGTCAAAACGTTTAATCGTCTGTCCCAAAAATCGCGTGACTTTGTCTCCGAGCTTGAGCGTCGACTTCGTGTTCCAGTAAGGTTGATCGGAACTGGCCCCTCGCTGGCTGATACGTTCGAAAGAATAAGCGATCCAGGTCTTGCTGCCAAGAAAGTTGCATCGTAA
- a CDS encoding AAA family ATPase produces MARIIALVNQKGGVGKSTTAVNLGAGLAMLGRRVLVVDTDPQGNTTTGLGVEKSSLTHDIYHALMQEVPLDRVIVNTELPNLWLAPATINLAGADVELVAALSRETRLRQALSPVASRYEFVLIDSPPSLGLLTINALTAADDCIIPVQAEFYALEGLAQLTSVIWRVRDALNPTLHVSGVLVTMFDGRTRLSLEVIRELHKYFPEQVFKTQIPRNVRLSEAPSYGKPAILFDLKSRGAQAYLAVAREMLEPARARA; encoded by the coding sequence ATGGCTCGCATCATTGCGCTCGTCAATCAAAAGGGCGGCGTCGGCAAGAGTACGACCGCCGTGAATCTCGGCGCCGGGCTCGCGATGCTCGGCCGGCGCGTGCTCGTCGTCGACACCGATCCGCAAGGCAACACCACGACGGGGCTCGGCGTTGAAAAATCCTCGCTGACGCACGACATCTATCACGCACTGATGCAAGAGGTTCCGCTCGATCGCGTTATCGTCAACACTGAGCTCCCTAACCTGTGGCTCGCTCCGGCGACGATCAATCTCGCGGGCGCCGACGTCGAGCTCGTCGCGGCGCTCTCGCGCGAGACGCGGTTGCGCCAGGCGTTGTCGCCGGTCGCGTCGCGCTACGAGTTCGTGCTGATCGATTCGCCCCCGTCACTCGGGCTGCTGACGATCAACGCGCTGACCGCCGCTGACGACTGCATCATTCCTGTGCAGGCGGAGTTCTACGCGCTCGAGGGGCTCGCGCAGCTCACGAGCGTCATATGGCGCGTACGCGACGCGCTCAATCCGACTCTGCACGTCAGCGGCGTGCTCGTGACGATGTTCGACGGCCGCACGCGGCTGTCGTTGGAAGTCATTCGCGAGCTCCATAAATACTTTCCGGAGCAGGTCTTCAAGACGCAGATTCCGCGCAACGTACGTCTCTCGGAAGCGCCGTCGTACGGCAAGCCGGCGATCCTCTTCGATCTCAAGAGCCGCGGCGCGCAGGCGTACCTCGCCGTCGCGCGCGAGATGCTCGAACCGGCGCGGGCGCGCGCATGA
- a CDS encoding pyridoxal phosphate-dependent aminotransferase, with protein MLAVHEDRLAEAVARLGSENAFEILARARELEAQGRRVVHMEIGEPDFDTPDGIKKAAVDALYDNHTHYTPSSGLPSLRATIASYASRFRHVSPEWRPENVVVSPGAKPVIWNTLSALLGPGDEFVYFDPAYPAYASCAGYLQATVHAIPLLESRNWRMDLDELARRVSKKTKVVVINSPHNPTGGVLTRSDLEFIAELALRYDFLVLADEIYSRNFYLDQEYLSIASLPGMRERTIVVDGFSKAYAMTGWRLGYALMPEDLARAVTLFNNNTFSCVATFVQMAGIAALTAPDEPVQRMNEIFRARRDRLVGGLNSIQGMSCLLPEGAFYAFPNVGAITHDDRALAKFLLEEGGVACGGGSSFGAAGKGYLRFSYAASLEDIDWALDSIAKTLPKFKR; from the coding sequence ATGCTCGCAGTGCACGAAGATCGTTTGGCCGAGGCCGTGGCGCGGTTGGGATCCGAGAACGCGTTCGAGATTTTGGCGCGCGCCCGAGAGCTCGAAGCGCAAGGCCGCAGGGTCGTCCACATGGAGATCGGCGAGCCCGATTTCGACACCCCCGACGGGATCAAAAAGGCCGCGGTCGATGCGCTCTACGACAACCATACGCACTATACGCCGTCGAGTGGGCTGCCGTCGCTGCGCGCGACCATCGCGAGCTACGCCAGCCGCTTCCGGCACGTCTCCCCCGAATGGCGTCCCGAGAACGTCGTCGTCTCGCCCGGCGCCAAGCCGGTCATATGGAACACGCTGAGCGCGCTGCTCGGCCCGGGCGATGAGTTCGTCTACTTCGATCCCGCCTATCCGGCGTACGCCTCCTGCGCTGGCTACCTCCAGGCGACCGTGCACGCGATCCCGCTGCTCGAGTCGCGCAACTGGCGCATGGATCTCGACGAGCTCGCGCGCCGTGTGTCCAAGAAGACCAAAGTCGTCGTGATCAACTCGCCGCACAATCCGACCGGCGGCGTTCTCACGCGGAGCGACCTCGAGTTCATCGCCGAGCTTGCGCTGCGCTACGACTTCCTCGTGCTGGCCGACGAGATCTACAGCCGCAACTTCTATCTCGATCAGGAGTATCTGTCGATTGCGTCGCTCCCGGGCATGCGCGAGCGCACGATCGTCGTCGATGGCTTCTCGAAGGCGTACGCGATGACCGGCTGGCGCCTCGGCTACGCGCTCATGCCCGAGGACCTCGCGCGCGCCGTGACGCTGTTCAACAACAACACGTTCAGCTGCGTCGCGACCTTCGTTCAGATGGCCGGCATCGCGGCCCTCACAGCACCGGACGAGCCCGTGCAGCGCATGAACGAAATCTTCCGCGCTCGCCGCGACCGCCTGGTCGGCGGCCTCAACTCGATCCAGGGCATGTCGTGCTTGCTCCCGGAGGGCGCCTTTTACGCCTTCCCTAACGTCGGCGCGATCACGCATGACGATCGCGCGCTGGCGAAGTTCCTCCTCGAGGAGGGCGGCGTGGCCTGCGGTGGCGGCTCATCGTTCGGCGCCGCCGGCAAGGGCTATCTGCGCTTCTCCTATGCGGCGTCGTTGGAAGATATCGATTGGGCGCTCGACTCGATCGCGAAAACGCTGCCGAAGTTCAAGAGGTAA
- the trpS gene encoding tryptophan--tRNA ligase, translating into MQLIHKPRVMSGMRPTGPLHLGHLVGVLTQWANYSDTADAFFEIADLHAYTTEFDDTATIRGAREAMVAVWLAAGVDPQRSTIFLQSAVPEISELQVLLSMITPVSWLERVPTYKGQIDALGQKVATYGLLGYPLLQLSDITAFRGEYVPVGRDQVAHLELGREIVRRFNYLYGAGKEILVEPQATLSEFPEVPGIDGRKMSKSYDNAILIADDEETTTRKVRSMITDPLKIRRGDPGRPEICPVFALWRFVNPLRLDGIAAECRSGALGCVQDKSEFAEQLNEFLRPVRERYAAYMADRPALERIIADGTARAREIAAGVLHDVKHAMRLT; encoded by the coding sequence ATGCAACTGATTCATAAGCCGCGCGTCATGTCGGGCATGCGCCCGACCGGGCCGCTGCATCTCGGACATCTGGTTGGCGTGCTGACGCAGTGGGCCAACTACAGCGATACCGCCGACGCGTTCTTTGAGATCGCCGATCTCCACGCATACACCACGGAGTTCGACGACACGGCGACGATTCGCGGCGCGCGCGAGGCGATGGTCGCGGTCTGGCTCGCCGCCGGCGTGGATCCGCAGCGCTCCACGATCTTCCTGCAGTCGGCCGTGCCCGAGATCTCCGAGCTGCAGGTGCTGCTCTCGATGATCACGCCGGTCTCGTGGCTCGAACGCGTTCCAACATACAAGGGCCAGATCGACGCGCTCGGCCAGAAGGTGGCGACGTACGGGCTTCTGGGCTATCCGCTGCTGCAGCTGAGCGACATCACGGCCTTCCGCGGCGAGTACGTGCCGGTCGGACGCGACCAGGTCGCGCACCTGGAGCTCGGGCGCGAGATCGTTCGCCGCTTTAACTACCTGTACGGCGCCGGCAAAGAGATCTTGGTCGAGCCGCAGGCGACGCTGTCGGAGTTTCCCGAAGTGCCTGGCATCGACGGGCGCAAGATGAGCAAGTCGTACGACAACGCGATCCTGATCGCGGACGACGAGGAGACGACGACGCGCAAGGTTCGTTCGATGATCACGGACCCGCTGAAAATACGGCGCGGCGATCCCGGACGGCCCGAGATCTGCCCGGTCTTCGCGCTGTGGCGCTTTGTCAATCCGCTGCGCCTCGACGGCATCGCGGCCGAGTGCCGGTCTGGCGCGCTCGGCTGCGTGCAAGACAAGAGCGAGTTCGCCGAGCAGCTCAACGAATTTCTGCGCCCGGTGCGCGAACGCTACGCCGCATACATGGCGGATCGACCCGCGCTGGAACGCATCATCGCCGACGGAACGGCGCGTGCACGCGAGATCGCGGCCGGCGTACTACACGACGTCAAACATGCAATGCGACTAACCTAG
- a CDS encoding ribonuclease H-like domain-containing protein, with protein sequence MLDRTFVHIPGVGPATERKLWEVGIRTWADVERLPSVPVRGALARKLAEYVPRSQRALKERDAAFFANLASAGESWRLFDAFADACVYLDIETTGLSPIFNTITMVGLYDGRLYRPFIDGHNLHEVPRELERYAAVVTFNGAQFDLRFLEAAFPKLKLPPVHIDLRWLTRRLGYRGSLKAIEAAFGLERPEPLRCIDGFGATVLWSRYLRGDDKALNDLIEYNVQDVVNLKVIMECSYRMMAQRVGNAPSLMVRKNDDPVVKVQVSANHSVIADRGRPSLVRTLLKKAKGRGASLRVVGIDLSGSEKRASGWALLDHDMATTQRIKTDKELVERTIASEPDLVSIDSPLSLPGGKANLRQWKRAKLPIYRGCELALKRMGISVFWCLLPSMRTLTLRGIKLAEVFRRAGIPVIESYPGAAQDLLRIPRKGTSLEELRWGMRAVGVTGDFLGDKTSHDEVDAITSALVGLFFSAGEFIQLGNHREGYLVVPKTPQINYRALSWILGQTGLDSVPADTHLAVV encoded by the coding sequence ATGTTGGACCGAACATTTGTTCACATACCAGGGGTGGGGCCGGCGACCGAAAGAAAACTTTGGGAAGTTGGAATCCGCACGTGGGCCGACGTAGAAAGGCTGCCGTCGGTACCAGTACGCGGCGCGCTAGCTAGAAAACTTGCGGAGTATGTGCCTCGATCGCAACGCGCCTTAAAGGAACGCGATGCTGCTTTCTTTGCAAACTTAGCTTCAGCCGGAGAGTCTTGGCGACTTTTCGACGCGTTTGCGGACGCTTGCGTTTACCTAGATATTGAGACCACTGGACTCTCGCCCATCTTTAACACTATAACGATGGTTGGCCTTTATGACGGTCGGCTGTACCGCCCTTTTATCGACGGCCATAATCTGCACGAGGTTCCACGTGAACTAGAGCGGTACGCCGCCGTTGTAACGTTCAATGGAGCGCAGTTCGACCTTAGGTTTCTGGAAGCGGCATTCCCGAAGCTAAAACTGCCTCCTGTTCATATCGACCTACGCTGGCTGACGCGTCGACTAGGCTACCGCGGCAGCCTCAAGGCAATCGAAGCGGCCTTTGGTCTGGAAAGGCCGGAACCTCTTAGGTGTATCGACGGTTTCGGCGCCACAGTGCTTTGGTCAAGGTATTTGCGCGGCGACGACAAGGCGCTCAATGATTTGATTGAGTACAATGTGCAGGATGTCGTCAATCTAAAAGTGATTATGGAGTGCTCCTACCGCATGATGGCCCAGCGGGTCGGTAACGCGCCATCCTTGATGGTTCGTAAAAACGACGATCCCGTTGTGAAGGTTCAGGTCTCTGCGAACCATAGCGTTATCGCCGATCGAGGGCGACCTAGCCTTGTAAGAACGCTTTTGAAGAAGGCTAAGGGCCGCGGCGCCTCGCTCAGAGTCGTTGGAATTGATCTTTCAGGCAGCGAGAAGCGAGCTAGCGGATGGGCGCTGCTGGACCACGACATGGCGACCACTCAGCGAATCAAAACCGACAAAGAATTGGTCGAACGGACAATCGCGTCTGAACCTGACCTTGTTTCAATTGATTCGCCCCTGTCGCTTCCTGGCGGAAAGGCGAATCTTAGGCAATGGAAGCGGGCTAAACTGCCGATTTATCGCGGCTGCGAGCTCGCGCTAAAGCGTATGGGAATTTCGGTCTTTTGGTGTCTGCTTCCAAGCATGCGGACACTAACGCTCCGCGGGATAAAGCTTGCAGAAGTTTTCCGCCGCGCAGGCATTCCGGTCATTGAGAGCTATCCGGGTGCTGCGCAAGACCTTCTGCGGATACCTCGCAAGGGCACCAGTCTTGAAGAGCTCCGGTGGGGAATGCGCGCGGTTGGGGTAACCGGAGATTTCTTGGGCGATAAGACATCGCACGATGAGGTTGATGCGATTACATCTGCCCTTGTTGGGCTTTTCTTTTCCGCTGGCGAGTTCATCCAGCTGGGAAACCATCGTGAAGGCTATCTCGTAGTTCCAAAAACGCCGCAGATTAATTATAGAGCGCTTTCGTGGATTCTGGGACAAACTGGATTAGACTCGGTCCCTGCCGATACGCATTTGGCAGTCGTATAG
- a CDS encoding thiamine phosphate synthase codes for MATHAPARLERAAGLHGIYAILGEEPRVLEQTRAILGGGVRIVQYRAKSGIVAETLRQLREITREHGALLIVNDDWRAARDFDCDGAHLGPGDDGFADVARVRAAMPERLIGLSCGTLAEVQRANAGDVDYIGAGCVFATRSKGDAGAPIGIDGLRRLARAATPPVAAIGGIDLARLAEVRATGVAMAALISALANADEPGRSARELVVCWDGGA; via the coding sequence ATGGCAACGCATGCGCCGGCGCGGCTAGAACGCGCCGCAGGGCTTCACGGAATCTACGCGATTCTCGGCGAGGAGCCGCGCGTTTTGGAGCAGACGCGCGCGATCTTAGGCGGCGGCGTCCGCATCGTCCAATACCGGGCCAAGAGTGGAATCGTCGCGGAAACGCTGCGGCAGCTGCGCGAAATCACCCGCGAGCACGGCGCGTTGCTGATCGTCAACGACGACTGGCGCGCGGCGCGGGACTTCGATTGCGACGGGGCGCACCTCGGACCCGGAGACGACGGCTTTGCCGACGTCGCGCGCGTGCGCGCGGCTATGCCGGAGCGGCTCATCGGCCTCTCGTGCGGCACGCTCGCGGAGGTGCAGCGGGCGAACGCCGGTGACGTGGATTACATCGGCGCCGGGTGCGTGTTTGCGACGCGGTCGAAGGGCGACGCAGGGGCGCCGATCGGCATCGACGGCCTGCGCCGGCTCGCGCGTGCCGCCACGCCACCGGTCGCCGCGATCGGCGGCATCGATCTCGCACGTCTCGCGGAGGTACGCGCGACGGGCGTCGCGATGGCCGCGCTCATCTCCGCGCTGGCGAACGCCGATGAGCCGGGGCGCTCCGCACGCGAGCTCGTCGTATGCTGGGACGGCGGCGCGTGA
- a CDS encoding site-specific integrase, with protein sequence MSRKKALVDHPQASTLEQWRALALRRSSLAGSTVRVYSSDISRFLNSLSGSPLDKVTTNTMAAFLAKLDRRSRSRMLSALSEFFAFAFEKGLMENDPLRSLKYRRSRAAAVAQLDFLPLLSKAGIASPEQLTWEDFVRPMVDREESKVQVNGRLVTLTPYVWNRLEVRFRNLASRHTLRQLLRRRIA encoded by the coding sequence ATGAGCCGGAAAAAGGCATTGGTAGACCATCCGCAAGCCAGCACACTGGAGCAGTGGCGGGCACTGGCGCTGCGCCGCAGCTCCCTGGCGGGTTCGACGGTGAGAGTCTATTCGAGCGACATAAGCCGCTTCCTGAACAGCCTAAGCGGGAGCCCTCTAGATAAGGTCACGACCAACACAATGGCGGCCTTCCTTGCTAAGTTGGACCGCCGTAGCCGCAGCCGGATGTTGTCAGCCCTTAGCGAGTTTTTCGCATTCGCTTTCGAAAAAGGCCTGATGGAGAACGATCCGCTCCGCAGCCTAAAGTACCGGAGAAGCCGCGCTGCGGCTGTCGCTCAACTGGACTTCCTTCCGCTTCTTTCCAAGGCAGGAATTGCTTCACCCGAGCAGCTGACTTGGGAAGATTTTGTTAGACCCATGGTGGACCGTGAAGAAAGCAAGGTGCAAGTCAACGGAAGGCTCGTCACCCTAACGCCATACGTCTGGAATCGGCTCGAAGTACGCTTCCGAAACTTGGCGAGCCGCCATACCCTGAGGCAGCTCCTCAGAAGGCGCATTGCCTAA
- a CDS encoding ParB/RepB/Spo0J family partition protein, producing the protein MSAPKRGLGRGLAALLGDAAVPVASSSEVVREISVGEIRPNPFQPRKRFAAEALDELKASIAEYGVLVPVIVRRREQGYELIAGERRWRACAELQRPTIPALIRTSDDRQTLEFAIVENLQRENLNPLEEAAGFAYLIDEHGLTQEEVARRLGKSRPAVANTLRLLGLSDPIKAMLLDGRLSAGHARALLAAPEREREALAGRAVSEGVTVRGLERIVSSLAAPLQRSPLLRPLSPEERDFEARLREKFGTHVAVVRYGRGGRIELRFSDEPELVRIGDLLLGEHT; encoded by the coding sequence ATGAGCGCGCCGAAGCGCGGGCTCGGACGCGGGCTCGCCGCACTTCTCGGCGACGCCGCGGTCCCGGTCGCGAGCTCCAGCGAGGTCGTGCGCGAGATTTCCGTCGGCGAGATTCGTCCGAATCCGTTTCAGCCGCGCAAGCGATTTGCCGCCGAGGCGTTGGACGAGCTGAAGGCGTCGATCGCGGAGTACGGCGTGCTCGTGCCGGTCATCGTGCGGCGGCGCGAGCAGGGATATGAGCTGATCGCCGGAGAGCGGCGTTGGCGCGCCTGCGCCGAACTGCAGCGCCCGACGATTCCGGCGCTCATCCGGACGAGCGACGATCGCCAGACGCTCGAGTTCGCGATCGTCGAAAACCTGCAGCGGGAGAACCTCAACCCACTCGAGGAAGCCGCGGGCTTCGCGTATCTGATCGACGAGCACGGCCTGACGCAAGAAGAGGTCGCGCGGCGTCTCGGCAAGAGCCGGCCCGCAGTGGCGAACACGCTACGGCTGCTCGGCCTATCCGACCCAATCAAGGCGATGCTGCTCGACGGCCGGCTCTCGGCGGGGCATGCGCGCGCTCTCCTGGCCGCGCCCGAGCGCGAGCGCGAAGCGCTGGCCGGTCGGGCCGTAAGCGAGGGGGTGACGGTACGCGGCCTGGAGCGGATCGTCTCCAGCCTGGCGGCGCCGCTGCAGCGGTCGCCGCTCCTTCGACCGCTCTCGCCGGAAGAGCGCGATTTCGAAGCGCGATTGCGCGAGAAGTTCGGAACGCACGTCGCCGTCGTACGTTACGGCCGCGGCGGACGGATCGAGCTGCGTTTCAGCGACGAACCCGAGCTGGTGCGAATCGGCGACCTGTTGTTGGGCGAACACACGTAG
- a CDS encoding bifunctional hydroxymethylpyrimidine kinase/phosphomethylpyrimidine kinase: MTIVLSIGTSHPWNVAGVGRDVIVGERLDSRVFTAIAGVSAQDGRGAVVVQPVSRDVLAAQLAALPWDAAGAVRIGALPTRDAVEAVVASLRAHPWLPAVVDPVFAASGGGELGDAAARGAIRDDLARLGNVVLTPNLAEAATLLGIGSIDRDAVGDAAAQLRDRGALAVLLKGGHLDGDPVDALATSGGVELLTEPRIAGRMHGTGCTLAMALACELARGATLRDAVRAARAYVRDQIARH, from the coding sequence GTGACGATCGTTCTCTCGATCGGGACGAGCCATCCGTGGAACGTCGCCGGAGTCGGACGCGACGTGATCGTCGGAGAGCGGCTCGATTCGCGCGTGTTCACGGCGATTGCCGGCGTGAGCGCTCAGGACGGCCGCGGCGCGGTCGTCGTGCAACCGGTTTCGCGCGACGTCCTCGCGGCGCAGCTGGCGGCGCTACCGTGGGACGCCGCCGGCGCGGTCCGCATCGGCGCACTGCCCACGCGCGACGCGGTGGAAGCCGTTGTCGCATCGTTGCGCGCGCACCCGTGGCTGCCGGCCGTCGTGGACCCCGTGTTCGCGGCGAGCGGGGGCGGAGAACTCGGTGACGCCGCAGCGCGCGGCGCGATTCGCGACGATCTCGCGCGTTTAGGCAACGTCGTCCTCACGCCGAACCTCGCGGAGGCGGCGACGTTGCTCGGAATCGGCTCAATCGACCGCGACGCCGTCGGCGACGCGGCCGCGCAGTTGCGGGATCGGGGCGCCCTGGCGGTGCTGCTCAAGGGCGGCCACCTCGACGGCGATCCGGTCGACGCTCTCGCGACGTCGGGCGGCGTCGAACTCCTCACGGAGCCGCGGATCGCGGGACGCATGCACGGCACCGGCTGCACGCTCGCGATGGCGCTCGCATGCGAGCTCGCGCGCGGCGCGACGCTGCGCGACGCCGTCCGCGCGGCTCGCGCCTACGTGCGCGACCAAATCGCACGACATTGA